In Denticeps clupeoides chromosome 1, fDenClu1.1, whole genome shotgun sequence, a single window of DNA contains:
- the lgals8b gene encoding galectin-8, which yields MSVANARQSVLNPTMPYTGTIPDGLRPGEVVIIQGAVHADADRFQVDLTCGSSTKPRADVAFHLNPRFRSPPCIVCNTLQQGCWGCEETLDQMPFKRGGSFEIVIMLHDDAFKVAVNGDHVLEYRHRIPLERIDTFSMSGKVSLNTVAFIPNSAIFSESGDLSVPYRCSLLKGLSPGRLITIKGHISSYPHSFTVNLRSSSSENIALHLNARIKSVMFIRNSFLSQTWGHEELELPRFPFSAGEYFEMIIFCQSHQFKLAVNGLHLLEYQHRVQDLGSINLLEIMGDLELQDVRLW from the exons ATGTCGGTGGCAAACGCGAGGCAGTCCGTCCTCAACCCG ACGATGCCCTACACGGGGACCATACCTGACGGGCTGCGGCCTGGCGAGGTGGTGATCATCCAGGGCGCAGTCCACGCTGACGCAGACAG GTTCCAGGTGGACCTGACCTGCGGCAGCAGCACCAAACCCCGGGCAGACGTCGCCTTCCACCTGAACCCTCGGTTCAGGAGCCCACCCTGCATCGTCTGCAACACCCTGCAGCAGGGATGCTGGGGCTGCGAGGAGACCCTGGACCAGATGCCTTTCAAGCGGGGGGGCTCGTTTGAGATCGTCATAATGCTACATGATGATGCCTTCAAg GTGGCTGTAAATGGTGACCACGTGCTGGAGTATCGGCACAGAATCCCTCTGGAGAGGATAGACACGTTCTCCATGTCGGGGAAGGTCTCTCTGAACACCGTCGCCTTCATCCCAAATTCA GCAATATTCTCAGAATCAGGGGACCTG AGCGTCCCCTACAGATGCAGCCTGCTGAAGGGACTGAGCCCTGGGCGCCTCATTACAATCAAAGGTCACATCAGTTCATATCCTCACAG TTTCACAGTGAACCTGAGAAGCAGCAGCTCGGAGAACATTGCTCTACACCTCAACGCCAGGATCAAGTCTGTCATGTTCATTCGCAACTCCTTCCTGAGCCAGACCTGGGGTCACGAGGAGCTCGAGCTGCCCAGATTCCCTTTCTCCGCCGGGGAGTACTTTGAG ATGATCATCTTCTGCCAGTCCCATCAGTTTAAACTGGCTGTGAATGGGTTGCACTTGCTGGAGTACCAACATCGGGTGCAGGACCTGGGTTCCATCAACCTGCTGGAGATCATGGGGGACCTGGAGTTGCAGGACGTTAGACTGTGGTGA
- the odc1 gene encoding ornithine decarboxylase — translation MTTFTPADFDFSFLDEGFSARDIVEQKINESSMSDDKDAFYVADLGDILKKHLRWVRVMPRVTPFYAVKCNDSRAVVMTLASLGAGFDCASKTEIQLVQSLGVEPSRIIYANPCKQVSQIKYASAHGVQMMTFDSEVELMKVARCHENAKLVLRIATDDSKALCRLSVKFGATLKTSRLLLERAKELGLDVIGVSFHVGSGCTDPETYSQAISDARCVFDMGAEFGYNMTLLDIGGGFPGSEDTKLKFEEITAVINPALDKYFPADSGVKIIAEPGRYYVASAYMLAVNIIAKKVVMREQSGSDDEDDGTSDRTLMYYVNDGVYGSFNCILFDHAHVLPILHKKPKPDECMYPCSIWGPTCDGLDRIVEQCTMPDLQVGDWMLFDNMGAYTMAASSTFNGFQKPDIHYVMSQAAWQCMQQIHNKGMPVLAEDVCPGSVPSCCGRETGMELPAKPCPTHVL, via the exons ATGACTACCTTCACTCCTGCTGACTTTGACTTCTCCTTCCTGGATGAGGGTTTCTCTGCTCGAGACATTGTGGAGCAGAAGATCAACGAGTCATCCATGTCT GATGACAAGGATGCGTTCTACGTCGCTGACCTGGGTGACATTCTGAAGAAGCATCTTCGGTGGGTGCGTGTCATGCCTAGAGTCACCCCCTTCTATGCAGTCAAGTGCAACGACAGCCGCGCTGTGGTGATGACACTGGCCTCCCTGGGAGCGGGCTTTGACTGTGCCAGCAAG ACAGAGATTCAGCTGGTGCAGTCACTGGGTGTGGAGCCCAGTCGGATCATCTATGCCAACCCCTGCAAGCAGGTGTCCCAGATAAAGTATGCCTCTGCCCATGGTGTGCAGATGATGACTTTTGACAGTGAAGTGGAGCTCATGAAAGTGGCCCGCTGCCATGAAAATGCCAA GTTGGTGCTGCGCATTGCCACAGATGATTCTAAGGCTCTGTGTAGGCTGAGTGTGAAGTTTGGTGCAACGCTGAAGACTAGCCGGCTCCTGCTGGAGCGGGCTAAGGAGCTGGGTCTGGACGTCATTGGTGTCAGCTTCCATGTGGGCAGTGGCTGTACCGACCCAGAGACCTACAGTCAGGCCATTTCTGATGCCCGCTGTGTTTTTGACATGGGG GCAGAGTTTGGCTACAACATGACCCTCCTAGATATTGGTGGTGGTTTCCCTGGCTCTGAAGATACCAAGCTCAAGTTTGAGGAG ATTACCGCAGTGATCAATCCAGCACTTGATAAGTACTTCCCTGCCGACTCTGGTGTGAAGATCATTGCTGAACCGGGACGATATTATGTGGCCTCTGCCTACATGCTTGCTGTAAACATCATTGCCAAGAAGGTTGTCATGAGGGAGCAGTCGGGCTCTGATG atgaagatgatgGGACCAGTGACAGGACCTTAATGTACTATGTTAACGATGGGGTCTATGGCTCCTTCAACTGCATTCTGTTTGACCACGCACATGTCCTGCCTATCCTCCACAAG AAGCCCAAGCCTGATGAGTGCATGTACCCCTGCAGCATTTGGGGTCCCACCTGTGATGGTCTGGACCGCATTGTTGAACAGTGCACCATGCCTGACCTGCAAGTGGGTGACTGGATGCTGTTTGATAACATGGGTGCATACACAATGGCTGCCTCCTCCACCTTCAATGGATTCCAGAAGCCAGACATCCACTATGTCATGTCCCAGGCTGCATG GCAGTGCATGCAACAAATCCATAACAAAGGAATGCCTGTCCTTGCAGAGGACGTGTGTCCCGGGAGTGTACCATCCTGCTGCGGCCGTGAGACGGGCATGGAGTTGCCGGCCAAACCATGTCCCACCCATGTGCTTTAA
- the nol10 gene encoding nucleolar protein 10, with protein sequence MQVSNVNNVKIYNLSYGKSLPQWLSDRKKRALQKKDVDVQRRIELIQDFEMPTVCTSIKVSRDGQYVLAAGTYKPRIRCYDTYQLSLKFERCLDSDVVAFDILSEDYSKLVFLHTDRYVEFHSQHGHYYKTRIPKFGRDFSYHYPSCDLYFVGASSEIFRLNLEQGRFLNSLQTSATEHNVCDINPVHQLFAAGTIEGKVECWDPRVRNRVALLDCALSSVTENTEVDGLPSVSALKFSGALNMAVGTSTGQVLLYDLRSSHPLLVKDHYYGLPIKSLNFHDQLNLVLSADSKIIKMWHRDTGKIFCSVEPQTNINDVCVYPNSGMLFTANEDPKMNTLYIPALGPAPRWCCFLDNLTEELEENPESTIYDDYKFVTRKDLENLGLSHLIGSPLLRAYMHGFFMDIRLYHKVKTMTNPFAYEEYRKDKIRQKIEESRAQRVQLKKLPKVNKELAIKLMEDGEHEAQIGSKKKGKATTNILSDNRFKMMFENPDYQVDEQSEEYRLLNPIVSKVSQKRRKKLQQLVQMEAEEQEEEELEGRASSDEESSDDDKSWVEEVREQRRLLRLEERNRKMKERERKLLDRNTDLQASNTVKSQNRAQGHSQKDPRFYQIKAGEEFRSFGDMARKQKLQKASLEERLKLEERSGIMNLNDTAVGSKQLTFTLKKSDKIRSQQQAERDHHEERRKLRRTAGHLHSRGRGRGRGGARRHF encoded by the exons ATGCAGGTGTCCAATGTGAACAACGTGAAGATTTATAACCTGAGTTACGGGAAGTCTCTTCCACAG TGGTTATCAGACCGGAAGAAAAGGGCTTTACAAAAGAAGGATGTGG ATGTGCAGCGAAGAATTGAGCTCATCCAAGATTTTGAGATGCCTACGGTTTGCACGTCCATCAAAGTCTCTCGTGATGGGCAATATGTACTAGCTGCAG GCACCTACAAACCCAGGATTCGTTGCTATGACACCTACCAGTTATCTCTGAAGTTTGAGAGGTGCCTGGACTCTGATG tggTGGCATTTGACATTCTCTCTGAAGACTACTCAAAG TTGGTCTTTCTGCACACTGACCGTTATGTGGAGTTCCACTCTCAGCATGGCCACTACTACAAGACGCGTATCCCAAAGTTTGGCAGAGACTTCTCTTACCATTACCCTTCCTGTGACCTCTACTTTGTTGGTGCAAG TTCTGAGATTTTCCGACTGAATCTTGAGCAGGGCAGATTCCTCAACTCCTTACAGACCAGCGCCAC GGAGCATAATGTGTGTGACATCAACCCGGTTCATCAACTGTTTGCTGCTGGAACAATAGAG GGAAAAGTTGAGTGCTGGGACCCCCGTGTCAGGAACCGAGTCGCCCTGCTGGATTGTGCCCTCAGCAGTGTGACTGAGAACACAGA AGTTGATGGTTTGCCATCAGTCAGTGCCCTCAAATTTAGTGGTGCCCTAAACATGGCAGTAGGAACCAGCACTGGTCAG GTCCTACTGTATGATTTGCGCTCTTCGCACCCCCTGCTGGTTAAAGACCATTACTACGGCCTACCCATCAAGTCCCTCAACTTCCATGATCAGCTGAACCTGGTGCTTTCTGCTGACTCCAAGATTATAAAAATGTGGCACCGTGACACG GGTAAAATCTTCTGCTCTGTGGAGCCTCAGACCAACATCAATGACGTCTGCGTGTACCCCAATTCTG GTATGCTGTTCACAGCCAATGAAGACCCCAAGATGAACACATTATACATTCCG GCTTTAGGCCCTGCTCCACGTTGGTGCTGTTTCCTTGATAACTTaacagaggagctggaggagaacccAGAGTCAACTATTTACGATGACTACAAGTTTGTCACCCGAAAAGACTTGGAGAACTTGG gtCTATCTCATCTGATTGGATCACCACTCCTCCGGGCCTACATGCATGGGTTCTTCATGGACATCCGATTATACCACAAG gttaAAACGATGACAAATCCTTTTGCATATGAAGAATACCGCAAGGACAAGATCCGGCAGAAGATAGAAGAGTCCAGAGCACAGAGAGTGCAGCTCAAG AAGCTCCCCAAGGTGAATAAAGAGCTGGCCATTAAACTGATGGAAGATGGTGAACACGAGGCCCAAATTGGATCAAAGAAGAAGGGCAAG GCTACGACAAACATTCTCAGCGACAACCGGTTCAAGATGATGTTTGAGAACCCCGACTACCAGGTGGATGAGCAGAGCGAGGAGTACCGCCTGCTGAACCCCATCGTGTCCAAGGTCAgccagaagaggaggaagaagctaCAGCAGCTTGTTCAGATGGAGGCCGAGGAGCAG gaagaggaggagctggagggtCGTGCCAGCTCTGATGAGGAGAGCTCAGATGATGACAAAAgctgggtggaggaggtgcggGAGCAGCGGCGCCTCCTTCGGCTGGAGGAGCGCAACCGCAAGatgaaggagagggagaggaagctGCTGGACCGCAACACTGACCTGCAGGCGTCAAACACAGTGAAGAGTCAAAACCGGGCGCAGGGTCACAGCCAGAAGGATCCGCGCTTCTATCAGATCAAGGCCGGGGAGGAGTTCCGCAGTTTTGGCGACATGGCCCGGAAGCAGAAGCTGCAGAA ggCCTCTCTGGAGGAGCGTCTGAAGCTGGAGGAACGCTCTGGGATTATGAACCTGAATGAcacagcagtgggcagcaagcAGCTGACATTCACCCTGAAGAAG TCTGACAAGATACGCTCACAGCAGCAGGCGGAGCGAGACCATCACGAGGAGAGGAGGAAGCTGAGGCGCACTGCGGGTCACCTGCATTCGAGGGGCCGTGGCagaggaaggggcggggccaggcgaCACTTCTGA